From one Bos javanicus breed banteng chromosome 15, ARS-OSU_banteng_1.0, whole genome shotgun sequence genomic stretch:
- the LOC133261092 gene encoding endogenous retrovirus group K member 7 Gag polyprotein-like, which yields MGQGNSRQLFVHMLKTMLKGRGIHVNKLQLEKFLLFIEEVCPWFPEEGTVSLETWKKVGKQLQTYYSLHGPNRVPVDAFSLWTLIRDCLDPEHEGHKIQTALRDSTGPEVTEPSAPSPEPLYAVPEGAACKAGGNDDVLSSDEQKELNEQAAQNHREDMPWEMMVNMESPPGKGELKHSGLSEEQLENLIQKIVIAVKKDAQGDSHSSQPVPPAYPPSVLAGLDPPPPFVEPRELISIPASLPGENIKIKSEILLSPLQQAIKRANEEGEHIPGFPGIYPVFENDQQQRYYEPLPFKQLKELKMACAQYGPTAPFTQAIIEALGNQNLPPNDWKQVARACLSGGDYLLWKSEFAEQCGITADINRRQGLNTTYEMMVGEGEYRDTNSQLNYLPGAYPQISAAALQAWKKLPNSDKKTEDLSKIRQDCRLIYGGEML from the coding sequence ATGGGACAAGGCAATAGCCGCCAGTTATTTGTACATATGTTGAAAACTATGTTAAAAGGTAGGGGAATTCATGTAAATAAGTTACAGCTagaaaagtttttactttttattgaggaGGTTTGTCCTTGGTTTccagaggaaggaacagttagtctggaaacttggaaaaaagtaggaaaacaattGCAGACATATTATTCCTTACATGGTCCCAATCGTGTTCCTGTGGATGCTTTTTCTTTGTGGACTCTCATAAGAGACTGCCTGGATCCTGAACATGAGGGACATAAAATTCAAACGGCTCTCAGGGATTCCACAGGACCTGAAGTTACAGAGCCTTCTGCCCCATCACCTGAGCCGCTTTATGCTGTGCCTGAGGGAGCAGCTTGTAAGGCTGGAGGGAATGATGATGTGTTAAGCTCTGATGAACAGAAAGAGTTAAATGAACAAGCGGCTCAGAACCATAGAGAGGATATGCCTTGGGAGATGATGGTTAACATGGAATCCCCCCCAGGAAAAGGGGAATTAAAGCATTCAGGGCTTTCTGAAGAACAgctggagaatttaattcagaagattGTTATAGCAGTAAAAAAGGATGCACAGGGAGactcccactccagccagcctgtGCCTCCAGCATATCCTCCCTCGGTTCTTGCTGGACTCGATCCACCTCCGCCTTTCGTAGAACCGCGAGAGCTTATATCTATCCCTGCTTCTTTGCCcggtgaaaacataaaaattaaaagtgagataTTATTATCTCCTCTTCAACAAGCAATTAAGCGAGCTAATGAAGAAGGAGAACATATTCCCGGGTTTCCAGGAATCTATCCAGTGTTTGAAAATGATCAACAGCAGAGGTATTATGAGCCGCTGCCCTTTAAGCAACTGAAAGAGTTAAAAATGGCTTGTGCACAATATGGCCCGACTGCGCCGTTTACTCAGGCTATTATAGAGGCTTTAGGAAATCAAAATCTGCCACCTAATGATTGGAAACAGGTTGCTCGAGCTTGTTTATCTGGAGGAGATTATTTACTATGGAAATCTGAGTTTGCTGAGCAATGTGGGATCACAGCCGATATCAACCGGCGACAGGGACTGAACACCACTTATGAAAtgatggtgggagagggagaatatCGAGACACTAATAGTCAACTTAATTATTTACCTGGAGCCTACCCTCAGATTAGTGCTGCTGCTCTACAAGCATGGAAAAAGCTTCCAAATTCTGATAAAAAGACTGAAGATTTATCTAAAATTCGCCAGGACTGCCGGTTAATCTATGGGGGAGAGATGTTATGA